The genomic DNA ATCAGGATAGTATCGGTGGGCTATTCGGATGTTGTATGATTGACGGCACCAGAATTAATAACTCAAAACATTGCCAATTTGCCATAATAATGCTTTATTATTAgtcttattagtttttttcatCACATCAGGTAAGTCAGATGAAATTTTTTCTCCCAACAAACAATTCTCAGTTGGATTCATacatttacatttatttatttatatgtgtatgcatatatatgtatagatgtCCTATTGGAACTTGTTCAATTGTGTTTGGGAGATCAATAACAATGTAAATAGATTCATACATCATCACATTGATAGAGCTCCGCTACTCGCTTTTTTCAAGAGCTCATGGGGTCATGAGCATATCATGTCACTACATGACATGCTATTAAATATGCATGACCTAATCACAGCCTGTCCAAAGAGCCTCCATTTAAATGATGGCTGTGTCTCGATTTCAAAGTGATGACATATATACAAGATTAACCCAACcaactcatatatatatatatatataaaagttcaTATTTACATATAAGTATACACTACATATATgtaaatagatatatagatatatagatataatacTCGTTTTATGAGAGAGCGGTAACAACCCATGTGAGTATAATCTCTAATATGGCCCATCCCCACTTCATCACCATCCTTCTTGTCAATGCAATCAGATAGTATAAGGACAAACCACCAGCaaaatacataataaataaacccgcaaagaaatagaaagaggtttttcttttaaaaaaattttgggaAACAATTAAAGGAGAACGAAAAACCCCATAAAATGCACAATTTTGAGATTTACGATTTTactattgttattttttaattaagagATATTCTAAGTTTTATGGGCTAAAATTAATGTTTGTTTTAGACATCAACTTAATCTTGTTTACTATGTGTTTTTTTAGATTTCAAATCTCTATATTAtcttaaaataaaacataGTTTACCAACTCTATCGTATCTCTGGATTTCAATAGGTAATTAGTAAAGATAGCAggaatccaaaaaaaaaaagaaaaaaagaaggggtTTTCATAGCTCAAAAGTATTTCTTGATTCTTAGGAGTAGAAACCTAACTTTTTAAacatcaaaaaaagaaaatgccaaATTTGATGTACATTCGTATCAAAGTGGGTGTAGTGCAATGACGCAGTTTTCGCCTAATAAACAAGAGGTTACATGTTCAATGAGATTACTCattgttttttatttgattcatAGTATTAAATTTATGGATATcctttataaccgaaaaataaaataataaaaatgtagAAAAGGGCAATTAATTCCATTCCCTTTCTGTTGGTAAATGGCTTCATTAAACCTGTCTACCAATTTCCAAATGCTCATCAGATATAAACAGTCTTTTGGAAATTAAACTTTGGAGAAAATGACTTGCACATAAACACATGATATTTGGTGATCCCATGGGTTGTCTTATCACTCCCACATCTACATCCGACGCAACAACTCCAAAAACACGTACAATTTAATCCTCGCACAGGCAGACACGTAACGATCCCCGTGATCTTCGGGAACTCACAGAATCCGTCTATTCTCGGGTGTAATTCCTCATGGGTTTATATGATTACAACTTCATTTTGCCGTGGAGCTGTCTTCAGTCTAGCCTTAAGTAGCAAGATTGGGATAGTGGGTAGTATTCTAACtgtggaggtggaggtggaggtggtggTTGAAAGTACTTGAAAAGGACAATTGGGAGTAAagtgggttttttttttttccctctttttgggttcataataataaattttgtgGGGGGGTTTAATTTCAATGCTTGGCTGTAGGCTCCAATGGAGTCAATGCGGAATTTATTGTGGGAGCAAACTCACAGGTGAAGATGGCAATGGATCCAAGATCCCATCCCATCCCACTCATAGATCTAGAAAGAATGGATAAAACCAGATCTCAGTAAGCGTTTTGCTCCCCTCACGGCATCTGGCTGGGTAAAAATTAAACAGTCGAAAGGAAAAGGCTGGACATCGGATCTTTCTAAAATCAGTGCACCCGAATTGCCCGAACTCAAACCTTAATCTAATACGAACGCGAATGTAGTTCGGAACTCTGAAGCGGTCGagatggttaaaaaaaaaactcggaTTTTTCAGCTAATAATGGAGATGCTGAAGCTCATGCTCTCAACTAGAATATGCTTTATCCTCACGCCGGCCGACACTTCTTTGCCATgtcttctccttttcttttaaccTTTTTTTGAGGCAattatttgtcttttttttttttcaagaaatgGAAATTTGGTCAAAAATTGGATCGACATTCCAATTATGACGTTTCAAGGGGGGGAAAAGTGTGAGCGTTAAAGTAACAGTTTTTCAAACccaaaaacttttttttgtatttttcaaaTCTGCATTAAGGATTGCACATGATGCTAAGCTCGGATATATGAATAAAGAAACCATTTGAATTGAAGCAGTGACCTTGGAAGATTGAAAAATTAGCTGTTAGTAGCACCAATCAAGGAAGGACCTTTTGAGGGTCCAACCCACTCTCTCGAGTTCTTGATCCGTGCCCGAAAGATCGGTCTCTATAGTGACGTGCTCGCCTCGATCGAAAATTCAGGAACTAATTCGCATTAAACTATTGCTGACTTATCTACCCAGATGACAGCAATGGCCCCAGAATGTCTGAAAATAGACCCAAAACAGAACACGAAATGAAGCTCAGCTAATCACGGTTTAGTGCTCGGTCGGCGAACCAACATGGATGCCGAACCTGCGACAAGGACGACCGAGAGACTTTACAGACAGTGACATAGCGATCACAACCTCGCCCGAGAACCGGAGTTTGGGTCAGTGAACAAGTTTAAGCAGACAGGGAACAATCATCAATCTGGTAGTGCTGGAGAGGAGAATGTGAACTAATGGTGGAAGAAATTATCTGACTTGTGCAAATCAAATACAAGTAAAATGTTccaatattaaattaaaagctataaatccaaaacaaaaaacaaaaaaaaaaaacaaggaaaaaaatgaaacgaAAGTATGATATAAATGAGGATAATAACAATAATCTTTCCCCCCCAGCaagaacagcagcagcagcggcAACCGAAGACAGCAGCAGACTGTGTTGTTGTACAAGGAAAGGAGCCCTGATTATGATTTATGATTCGGTCTTCGAAGTTCAAATTCATCACCTATACATACAACTACTTATGCAACCCCTAAATCTCTGCTTTTCCTctgataaattttattttcacaaCTCAGAAATTATCCCATAACAattcttcatcatcaagtaAAAATGGAGAATATTGACTGTCTCCTCTTACCTCACTCACTCTGTACTAGTTTTCAACTCTTCTCTGTTGAAGAAACACACGGTATCCTATTCCTTGGTATGCCAGCTCAAGAATCCTTCCTTCTCTTCGATGAATCTCCACAGAAGATGAGGGTCGCCCAAATAAGAGGAAAGAGAAGACTTGATCGCCGTATGATGGGTTGGTTCGACTCAAACAGGGAGGTTAGAggaggaaaattctcaaaaGAATCAGTAGTAGGGAGGGGGCGGAGGAGATGCGTATGAGACTCCGGGGATCGGCGGCAATGGCCCTTCGTATACCGGCGCCGGAGGAGGCGGGCTCTGGTAAATGTAAGGCGATGGCGGCGAATGGTGGTGGACTGGTGGAGGTGGTGATGGTGGGCACTCAACTGGCGGAGGAGGTGATGGTGATGGGGGAGGGGGAGAATTATGATATGGTGGGGGCAGCGATGGTGATGGGGGTGGGGGTGAGCTATAGACATATGGTGGTGGAGGTAATGGTGATGGAGGAGGTGGCGGTGGTGAATTATACACATATGGAGGTGGGGGTGAAGGAGACGGTGGTGGCAAGTATGGTGTAGATGGCGGTGGCGGGGGCGGTGTTGGCGATGGTGGTGGAGGGGAGTATTCAATACATGCTGGAGGTGGCGGGGGTGAGGGCGGCGGGGGAGAATAGACAGGGGCCGGCGGCGGAGGTGGTGATAGGTATGGATAAACTGGTGGAGGGGGAGAATGTGGGGGAGGTGGGGGTGAATGTGGTGGAGGCGGCGGCGAATGGTGTGGAGGAGGAGGTGAGTGGTGTGGTGGTGGCGGTGAGCTGTAGATGGGTGGTGGCGGAGAGAACAGTGGGGGCGGTGGTGGAGATTGGCTGGGTGGAGGTGGGGGCGGGGGCCTCGGGCAGTAAATAGGCGGCgatggtgatggtgatggAGGTGGTGGTGATGGTGGTGGGGGTGAGTAGACAGGTGGTGGTGGAGATGGTGGGGGCGGAGATGGTGGCGGTGGGGAAGGCGGAGGTGGAGACGGTGGTGGAGGTGATGGGGGTGGTGGAGGAGGTAAATAAACTGGTGGGGGAGGCGGGGGTGGCGGCGGTGGGGGAGGtggtggaggtggtggtggagaGTAAACCGGCGGAGGGGGAGGCGGAGAGTAAACTGGTGGAggcggaggaggagaggaCACGGGTGGTGGTGGCGATGGTGGAGTGTAAACAGGTGGTGTCGGCACAAATACCGGCGGAGGTGGGGGCGAGGGTACCGGCATAGGCGGCGACGGCGGGGGTGGTGGCGGCAGGGTCGGCACAAAAGGCTTGCACCTGAACGAGCTACAGTCCACGGGCTTAGACAGGAAGGACTTACATTGGGCCGCCGACCGCTGCACCGGCCTCCCGCGAAGACAGTTCCTCCGATCATCGAAAGCAGGAAGGCTCAAGCATACCGGTGGCTCGCCGGTGAAGAAATTGTACGAGTAGGTGAAGTTCTCCAGGTTGGGGAGCCGGCAAATGCTCTCGGGGATCTTGCCGGAGAGCCAGTTGTGGCCCACATTGAGCTGCTCGAGGCTGACCATCCCGCCGACGGACTCGGGGAGCGGGCCGACCAGCTGGTTGTAGCTGACGTCGAAGACGGTGACGTTGACGAGGCGGCCGATCTCCGTCGGGAGGCAGGACCGTAAGCCGTTGTTCATGAGGATGATCTCGTTGAGGTTGGACATGTTGGCGAGGCTGGACGGGACGCAGCCGTGGAACTTGTTGTTGGCGAGGACGATGACCGACACCGGCGAGTTGCCGAAGTTGTCGGGGAGGTCGAAGTGGAACCGGTTGTCGTTGATGAAGATGGCGTCGAGGTCCTTGTCGAAGAGCGCCGGCGGGACCGTCCCCTCAAACTCGTTAAACCTCAGATCCAGGAACTTGAGCGACGGGAGCGCGAGGACCAAGCGCGGGAACTTTCCGGCGAACCGGTTGTTGCTCAGATCCAGCTCGAACAGCAGCTTCAGCCGGCCGAACTTCTGAGGGAGCGTCCCGCAGAACCGGTTCGAGTTGATGTGGAACAAAGCCAGGTCAGTGAGCAGGCCCAGCTCCTCCGGCAGGTACCCAGCAATGTCGCCGTGGTTGAGGTCGATGCCGGCGACGGTACGGATCTTGGGGTTGTCGAGCGCGCGAGCGCAGAAAACCCCGGTGTAATTGCACACATTGGATCCGACCCAGTCGGCGGTGAGGTTAAACGGGTCGGAGAGGATGGCCTGCTTCCAAGCCTGGAGGGCCACGTAGGCCGCCCGTATCCGGGGGTTCTCGAAGACGAGGGACGGATCTACGGTGACGTTCTCCCCGCGGTCGCCGAACTCGTCCCGGTAGTAGAGGAGCTGGCGGTGGCGGATGTAGTGGGCCTCCGCGTCCGTGAGGCCGCCATGTGGCGTGATGGAGTGGAAGCTCTTGGCGGCGGTGGCGGCAGCGGATTGAACCACGGCAGCCGCAATGAGGCAGCAGAAGACGAGGAAGACGGCGGAGGAAGGCCGGAGCAGGGAATCGGAATGACGGAGGTTGCTGTTCTTGTGCCTCATCTCACATGAGACATCTGATATCTCACACAAATGCCCACTGTGTCTGCCTCAGCCTCTGTCCCTCAACAATGGAGACCTGAGCAAGACAATgtagagatagagagagagagagagagagagagagctatGGCTGTGTTAGAAGGAATGGGTAAAGGAGAAGGGGGGAAGTGGGGGATATGAGGAGATCGGAGTGAGAGTAGGGGGAGAAGGGTTTTTTGGAGGGGTGTGTGTGAGGggatagatagagagagacagagggaGGGGGGGAAGAAGTAGAGTGgggaaggagaaaaaaaattgtaattaataataaaaataaatgatgaataaaaaaaaagacaataaaTCAAAAAGAGAGACAGCTAAATCACAGCTCAAacccttctcctcctccatcccacactctctctcttccacCTTTTCCCACTTCCCTCTCAGCAATTTGGAATAATTTTCTGTGGAAAGATTTCTCATTTctcccattttctttttatctgtTTATTCTTTGGGTATAACCTACAAAGTCTTCCACATTTTGTGCCTAATGTAAATCCCAATGCACTAAGGAAGCTTCATAATCAAGCTCATTAAACTTGACCAGAAATTCTTGTTAAATTTGTGCATGTACCATCAATGTAGTATGATATGTTGCTCTAAACTGGtcgatgttcgtgtataattTCTTCCCCGATGATTTATTTGAATTAAATATAATCATTCAGAATTATTGGACATATTTTATgttattctttcttcttcgTAAAGGCCATCTTATTCTTTTGGAATccctttttcttattctttgaaAGGAGAAAAcgaaagggcaaaaaaaaaaaagggaaaacccATTGTTTATCATACTCTACGGCCCAAAGCATGCAATAAGAACAAACacccaaaagagaaaaaggaaaaaaaaaagattttgtttaAAACTGGACTCATAATTAATCTAATCCCTAATTAGTTAACTAATTGGGCTTAATAATTAGTAATCATGATGattcttcttttaattttcttttatgctcCAAATTATGAAGTAGTTGCACATCGATGGGGGTTGTTAGTAGTCAATGAGGGAGCCGGTCGTTGATGTTGCGCCGGGGCTCCGGCGAAGGTTTGACCGGTCACCAGCTAGCATATCATGACGAGATGAAGGGGGGATTTTCTCACGAGATTTTGGGAATTTCTCCCCGGTGAGGAGCGGGTCACGGAGGCTTTAAAACCCATTTGTTTATTATTGTGCTTTGTTCGTTAGTTTAGCTGACAATGAACAAAGCCTCTTGCGAGCgaggaaatagaaaagaaaatatcacaATGTATTTCGACCTCtacatgatagatttgaaagcaaaataataatgttaggatatcttaaaaaaaaaatcgatgtcgaaataaaattaaaaaaaattaaaggttgtgatatatagtggtatttataaataaatatatatatatataaaaaaaaaaaagcaatgcCTCTTGGATTATAAATGGTACTGGTAGTCACGCGTGCCCCCAATTACCGAATTGCCCCCACGTTTCCTCGGTTTTTACGTCCTCTTGTTTGATCTGCCATCGTTGTATGGGGCTCCTTATTAGAGGAAAGTTGCTaatccactttttttttttaattcttttttactttcaacAAATGTAGAGAACACATAATAATCACCGGAGAATTCTCATATGCCCTCCTAGGCCGGCTCAATTTCTTGCAATTATTTgatcatttcttcttcttcttcttcttttttcttgtgtCGTattctcataaaaaaaaagttgattcAATGGTTGTGACCAGAATCAATCATTCCGAGGGAATAAATCTAATCCCAAAACGCATCATAGAAGGAACATAACAAGTGAAAATCTCAATAATACTAAACGCAATaactagaaaaataaatttccgACGAATGCTTTACTTTCATAGGTCACCTGTAAATTTTGAGATTGATAAGCGCATTACTTCTACTCAATTAATAAACCATAAAAAAGCGATAGGATGGAATCTTCTAATGTTTGGTCTTCATTAATAATCTAtacaaaaatttcaattataaaaaaagagtaGTTTATTAATCTTTACTAATGTGTAACTTTATTTCGCATCAATTTTTGTAACTTTATTTCGCATCAATTTTTGTAACTTCTATCTTGATAGTTTGACATTACAGTATCatataaatgaatatttttaaagcTGAAACTCTATGTCACCACTTTATACAATAATAAGACTGACTGTATAACTAATCACCTGGATTTATGAATGGCCTTCGGAGGCACTGGAAACTTATTGTCACCTTGACTAATACAAGGGGATTAGGATGAGCCATTTCAATATTCTAATATCTGGATTTGACACATAGAATTGAATGATCACGAATGATATCAAAGCCCCATTTTTGCAAAAATTCAAAACTAGAGACCATTAAAAACattgaaatataatatttttccgTGTGTACCTAGTGTTTGGAAGCTCAATCggccccgactaatccagctGAGTCGGGTCGACCTACTAAAGGAATAAAACTCTTACAACatagattttctccattcacaaatAACGAACCCATATTAGTATtggaatatattttaatttgttaaaaAGGGACTTTTTATACACTTATCTCAATTGGCGCATTGCAGAATTTGGCATTACTTGCGTGTTATCAAAGGTTAGTTAGGACTGCATAATGAGTAATGACAACCATTGGCATCTTTGGAAACTTTCACCGTTCTCAGGTAACAATATCTGAGATATTACCATTGTTGGATGAGTCCTAATTCCTTATCGAACAGAGGCGGACCCCCTCAATCCGAGGTATCATATGATGTAGTACAACGGAATTTTCCCTTCCATTTTCCTTTATAATTTGTGAAATTACCAGTGACACTCTTCCTTTCAAAAATTAGACACACACCACAATTCATTTCGCTGATATGGCACAAAGATAACATTCACTTTGCCACAGAATCTCATGTCACGGAACTGCACAAATTGACCTGTCACCTGAGTTCTTTACCCGAACCAAATCTAACccgatttaaaaaaaaggtaaaaatcAACGAAAAGAACGGTGGTGTGtgactaattttgaaaatgaagGGTGTCGCTAGTCATTTTACAACTATAAGGAGTGTCGTCGAAATTTATTCTTCTTTGTCGTGGAGAGCTTCCTTATTCTCACTCGGTGTTTCCTACCTTAAGTCGGTTCCCTACTATTTAGGCCAACTTTTGTTAGGAGATATCGTTGGGGTTTTCATAACTGGTTTTTGTAccctttaattttctttgggCCCCTCTTTctaaaaaaaacgaaaaaagaaaatttttagttGGGCTTTCTTACAAGAAGTGATGCTGCTAATGATGATGAGGGTCACGTGAAAATTTAACCGTTATAGTTGCTGACAAAGTTAACTCAAACTTAATATTTA from Punica granatum isolate Tunisia-2019 chromosome 2, ASM765513v2, whole genome shotgun sequence includes the following:
- the LOC116195549 gene encoding leucine-rich repeat extensin-like protein 4, coding for MRHKNSNLRHSDSLLRPSSAVFLVFCCLIAAAVVQSAAATAAKSFHSITPHGGLTDAEAHYIRHRQLLYYRDEFGDRGENVTVDPSLVFENPRIRAAYVALQAWKQAILSDPFNLTADWVGSNVCNYTGVFCARALDNPKIRTVAGIDLNHGDIAGYLPEELGLLTDLALFHINSNRFCGTLPQKFGRLKLLFELDLSNNRFAGKFPRLVLALPSLKFLDLRFNEFEGTVPPALFDKDLDAIFINDNRFHFDLPDNFGNSPVSVIVLANNKFHGCVPSSLANMSNLNEIILMNNGLRSCLPTEIGRLVNVTVFDVSYNQLVGPLPESVGGMVSLEQLNVGHNWLSGKIPESICRLPNLENFTYSYNFFTGEPPVCLSLPAFDDRRNCLRGRPVQRSAAQCKSFLSKPVDCSSFRCKPFVPTLPPPPPPSPPMPVPSPPPPPVFVPTPPVYTPPSPPPPVSSPPPPPPVYSPPPPPPVYSPPPPPPPPPPPPPPPPPPVYLPPPPPPSPPPPSPPPPSPPPPSPPPPSPPPPVYSPPPPSPPPPSPSPSPPIYCPRPPPPPPPSQSPPPPPLFSPPPPIYSSPPPPHHSPPPPHHSPPPPPHSPPPPPHSPPPPVYPYLSPPPPPAPVYSPPPPSPPPPPACIEYSPPPPSPTPPPPPPSTPYLPPPSPSPPPPYVYNSPPPPPPSPLPPPPYVYSSPPPPSPSLPPPYHNSPPPPSPSPPPPVECPPSPPPPVHHHSPPSPYIYQSPPPPAPVYEGPLPPIPGVSYASPPPPPYY